The following coding sequences lie in one Mycteria americana isolate JAX WOST 10 ecotype Jacksonville Zoo and Gardens chromosome 15, USCA_MyAme_1.0, whole genome shotgun sequence genomic window:
- the TNFAIP1 gene encoding BTB/POZ domain-containing adapter for CUL3-mediated RhoA degradation protein 2: protein MSGDTCLTTTLCPAAGPKPKTCSFKGGSLGNKYVRLNVGGSLYYTTVQVLTRQDTMLKAMFSGRMEVLTDKEGWILIDRCGKHFGTILNYLRDDTIALPKHRQEIKELMAEAKYYLIQGLVDMCQAALQDKKDLYEPVCSIPIITSPKEEERLIESSMKPVVKLLYNRSNNKYSYTSNSDDNLLKNIELFDKLSLRFNGRVLFIKDVIGDEICCWSFYGQGRKLAEVCCTSIVYATEKKQTKVEFPEARIYEETLNVLLYETPRVPDNSLLEATSRSRSQASHSEDDEGFELRDRVRRIHVKRYSTYDDRQLGH, encoded by the exons ATGTCGGGGGACACGTGTCTAACCACCACCCTTTGTCCAGCTGCAGGGCCCAAGCCTAAAACTTGCAGCTTCAAAGGGGGCAGCCTTGGTAACAAGTATGTGAGACTAAACGTTGGGGGCTCTTTATATTACACTACAGTACAAGTACTGACCAGGCAGGACACGATGCTTAAGGCCATGTTCAGCGGCAGAATGGAAGTGCTCACAGACAAGGAAG GCTGGATCCTTATAGACCGTTGTGGGAAGCACTTTGGAACAATTTTAAACTATCTCCGAGATGACACGATTGCACTTCCAAAACACAGACAGGAGATCAAAGAGTTGATGGCAGAAGCCAAATACTATCTCATTCAGGGCTTAGTGGACATGTGCCAAGCAGCCCTGCAG gacaagaaagacttgtatgaacctgtctgtaGCATCCCTATTATTACATCTccaaaagaagaagagagactgATAGAATCATCAATGAAA CCTGTTGTTAAGCTGCTTTATAATAGAAGCAACAACAAATACTCCTACACCAG TAACTCAGATGACAACTTACTGAAGAACATAGAATTGTTTGACAAACTCTCTCTCCGATTCAACGGCAGAGTCCTTTTCATTAAGGATGTTATAGGGGATGAAATCTGCTGCTGGTCTTTCTATGGACAGGGTCGAAAACTTGCTGAAGTCTGTTGTACCTCTATAGTGTATGCTACAGAGAAGAAGCAAACCAAG GTTGAATTCCCTGAGGCACGAATTTATGAGGAAACACTAAATGTCTTACTATATGAAACACCACGGGTTCCTGATAACTCTCTGCTGGAAGCAACAAGCAGGAGCCGAAGCCAGGCGTCTCACAGTGAGGATGATGAGGGTTTTGAACTTCGTGACCGAGTGCGCCGAATCCATGTGAAGAGATACAGCACCTATGACGACCGTCAGCTTGGCCACTAG